A part of Neodiprion pinetum isolate iyNeoPine1 chromosome 4, iyNeoPine1.2, whole genome shotgun sequence genomic DNA contains:
- the SPoCk gene encoding calcium-transporting ATPase type 2C member 1, whose protein sequence is MPKRVTSQVIVVSSINIRSRTSCLSTMIEDLDTDMWLSTAEAASLGAEEVAARLRVDTRSGLWWREAELRMQLTGYNELIVREEEPTWKKYIEQFKNPLILLLLGSAFVSVCMKQFDDAISITVAIVIVVTVAFVQEYRSEKSLEELNKLVPPTCHCLREGHLETFLARNLVPGDIVHLNIGDRVPADIRIFEAIDLAIDESSFTGETEPAQKNIAPLLKTNGHSVKKNIAFMGTLVRCGNGKGIVVNTGEKSEFGEVFAMMQAEEAPKTPLQRSMDILGTQLSFYSFCIIGIIMLIGWIQGKPLLEMFTISVSLAVAAIPEGLPIVVTVTLALGVMRMAKRKVIVKKLPTVETLGCVNVICSDKTGTITKNEMTVTTLLTSEGYTADVSGTGYNDQGEINVQKCDNVELARTSIYTMLEVGCVCNNAIIQNDVLLGQPTEGALMAVAMKNKMYGVVDKYLRLQEYPFSSEQKMMAVRCATKYSANKEEIFFVKGAIERILPQCTKYSANGQLYSLNQKKEQEILTEAYDIGRKGLRVMGLARGSSLQDLVYVGLVGICDPPRSQVRESITMLLNSGVNVKMVTGDAKETASAIADMIGLDTIHMQLMSGDEIDSIGEHQLEQMINNVSVFYRVTPKHKLCIVKALQRNGNIVGMTGDGVNDGVALKKADIGIAMGKNGTDVCKEASDMILVDDDFHAIIAAIEEGKGIFYNIRNFVRFQLSTSIAALSLIALATLMGIPNPLNAMQILWINIIMDGPPAQSLGVEPVDKDVLKQKPRNTKEPMINRSLIVNVLLSAVIIILGTLWVYNREMVSGGITARDTTMTFTCFVFFDMFNALSCRSQTKSIFTIGLFSNRMFLLAVSLSVVGQMLVIYFPPLQQVFQTEALTFKDILFLVTLTSSVFIISEIKKLIERQLDRRRASSRHYTKCELDFV, encoded by the exons tttaaAAACCCGTTGATTCTCCTATTACTAGGATCTGCCTTTGTCAGTGTTTGTATGAAACAGTTTGATGATGCTATCAGTATTACAGTG GCCATTGTCATAGTAGTGACAGTAGCATTTGTTCAGGAATATAGATCTGAAAAGTCACTAgaagaattaaataaattagtGCCACCCACGTGCCATTG CTTGCGTGAAGGACATCTGGAAACTTTTCTTGCCAGAAACTTAGTGCCCGGTGATATAGTGCATTTAAATATTGGCGACAGAGTGCCAGCAGACATTAGGATATTTGAAGCGATTGATTTGGCGATAGACGAAAGTAGTTTTACAGGCGAAACTGAACCTGCTCAAAAGAACATTGCACCTTTGTTAAAAACAAATGGACACAGTGTCAAGAAAAACATTGCATTCATGGGAACGCTGGTGCGTTGTGGCAATGGCAAG GGAATCGTTGTCAATACCGGCGAGAAAAGCGAGTTTGGCGAGGTATTTGCGATGATGCAGGCTGAGGAGGCTCCAAAAACGCCTCTGCAGCGAAGCATGGACATCCTCGGCACTCAACTGTCATTTTACTCGTTTTGCATCATCGGTATAATAATGCTGATCGGCTGGATCCAGGGAAAACCGCTGCTTGAGATGTTCACAATTAGCGTTAGTTTGGCTGTCGCAGCAATACCCGAGGGCCTTCCCATTGTCGTAACAGTGACACTGGCGCTGGGTGTAATGAGAATGGCAAAGCGGAAAGTAATCGTCAAGAAACTTCCTACCGTCGAGACACTCG GCTGCGTCAATGTAATATGCTCCGATAAAACTGGCACGATAACAAAGAACGAGATGACTGTGACGACTTTGTTGACTTCGGAAGGATACACAGCCGATGTCAGTGGGACAGGCTACAATGATCAAGGAGAAATAAATGTACAAAAGTGTGACAACGTCGAACTTGCTCGTACTTCTATTTACACCATGCTTGAG GTTGGATGTGTCTGTAATAATGCAATCATTCAGAATGATGTCCTTCTTGGTCAGCCAACGGAAGGTGCCTTGATGGCTgtcgcgatgaaaaataaaatgtatggCGTGGTCGATAAGTATCTCAGACTCCAGGAGTATCCATTCTCTTCTGAGCAGAAAATGATGGCAGTTAGATGTGCCACGAAGTACAGTGCT AACAAAGAGGAAATATTCTTCGTTAAGGGCGCGATAGAAAGAATTCTGCCACAATGTACAAAGTATTCGGCAAATGGTCAGCTATATTCTCTGAATCAGAAGAAGGAGCAGGAAATTTTAACCGAGGCTTACGACATTGGAAGGAAAGGCTTACGAG TGATGGGCTTGGCTCGAGGCAGTTCGTTGCAGGATCTCGTCTATGTTGGGCTTGTGGGGATTTGCGACCCACCAAGGTCCCAAGTCAGAGAATCTATAACTATGCTGTTGAACAGCGGCGTCAATGTCAAGATGGTAACGGGCGATGCGAAGGAGACTGCTTCGGCTATTG CCGACATGATCGGTTTagacacaatccacatgcagCTCATGTCCGGGGACGAGATAGACAGTATCGGAGAGCATCAGCTGGAACAAATGATAAACAACGTGAGCGTGTTCTATCGTGTTACGCCGAAACACAAATTGTGCATAGTAAAAGCATTACAGAGGAACGGAAATATCGTTGGGATGACCGGAGATGGAGTGAATGACGGAGTAGCATTGAAAAAGGCGGACATTGGTATCGCAATGGGGAAGAATGGCACCGACGTCTGTAAAGAAGCTTCAGATATGATTTTAGTCGACGATGATTTTCATGCGATTAT AGCGGCGATAGAGGAGGGGAAAGGAATCTTTTACAATATTCGTAACTTCGTAAGATTTCAGTTGAGTACAAGTATCGCAGCACTGTCATTGATCGCCTTGGCAACGCTGATGGGAATTCCAAACCCCTTGAACGCCATGCAGATTTTGTGGATCAATATTATTATGGACGGTCCGCCGGCTCAAAG TCTTGGAGTTGAACCAGTCGACAAGGATGTGCTTAAACAAAAACCTCGGAACACAAAGGAACCGATGATCAATCGGAGCCTAATTGTAAACGTCCTACTTTCAGCTGTAATTATCATTCTGGGAACTTTATGGGTTTACAACCGTGAG ATGGTGTCTGGAGGTATAACCGCCAGAGATACGACGATGACTTTTACctgctttgtttttttcgatatGTTCAATGCGCTGAGTTGCCGATCACAG ACAAAGTCGATATTCACCATTGGCTTATTTAGCAACAGAATGTTTCTTCTGGCTGTGTCACTATCTGTTGTTGGTCAGATGTTGGTCATCTATTTTCCCCCCCTGCAGCAAGTCTTTCAGACAGAAGCGCTAACGTTCAAAG ATATATTATTCCTAGTGACACTCACCTCGAGTGTATTCATAATcagtgaaatcaaaaaattgatagaACGCCAGTTGGACAGACGAAGGGCGAGCAGCCGACACTACACGAAATGCGAATTGGATTTCGTTTAA